In Choristoneura fumiferana chromosome 27, NRCan_CFum_1, whole genome shotgun sequence, the sequence ccccccccccgcccccccccccccccccccccccccccccccccccccccccccccccccccccccccccccccccacccccccccccccccccccccccccccccccccccccccccccccccccccccccccccccccccccccccccccccccccccccccccccccccccccNNNNNNNNNNNNNNNNNNNNNNNNNNNNNNNNNNNNNNNNNNNNNNNNNNNNNNNNNNNNNNNNNNNNNNNNNNNNNNNNNNNNNNNNNNNNNNNNNNNNNNNNNNNNNNNNNNNNNNNNNNNNNNNNNNNNNNNNNNNNNNNNNNNNNNNNNNNNNNNNNNNNNNNNNNNNNNNNNNNNNNNNNNNNNNNNNNNNNNNNNNNNNNNNNNNNNNNNNNNNNNNNNNNNNNNNNNNNNNNNNNNNNNNNNNNNNNNNNNNNNNNNNNNNNNNNNNNNNNNNNNNNNNNNNNNNNNNNNNNNNNNNNNNNNNNNNNNNNNNNNNNNNNNNNNNNNNNNNNNNNNNNNNNNNNNNNNNNNNNNNNNNNNNNNNNNNNNNNNNNNNNNNNNNNNNNNNNNNNNNNNNNNNNNNNNNNNNNNNNNNNNNNNNNNNNNNNNNNNNNNNNNNNNNNNNNNNNNNNNNNNNNNNNNNNNNNNNNNNNNNNNNNNNNNNNNNNNNNNNNNNNNNNNNNNNNNNNNNNNNNNNNNNNNNNNNNNNNNNNNNNNNNNNNNNNNNNNNNNNNNNNNNNNNNNNNNNNNNNNNNNNNNNNNNNNNNNNNNNNNNNNNNNNNNNNNNNNNNNNNNNNNNNNNNNNNNNNNNNNNNNNNNNNNNNNNNNNNNNNNNNNNNNNNNNNNNNNNNNNNNNNNNNNNNNNNNNNNNNNNNNNNNNNNNNNNNNNNNNNNNNNNNNNNNNNNNNNNNNNNNNNNNNNNNNNNNNNNNNNNNNNNNNNNNNNNNNNNNNNNNNNNNNNNNNNNNNNNNNNNNNNNNNNNNNNNNNNNNNNNNNNNNNNNNNNNNNNNNNNNNNNNNNNNNNNNNNNNNNNNNNNNNNNNNNNNNNNNNNNNNNNNNNNNNNNNNNNNNNNNNNNNNNNNNNNNNNNNNNNNNNNNNNNNNNNNNNNNNNNNNNNNNNNNNNNNNNNNNNNNNNNNNNNNNNNNNNNNNNNNNNNNNNNNNNNNNNNNNNNNNNNNNNNNNNNNNNNNNNNNNNNNNNNNNNNNNNNNNNNNNNNNNNNNNNNNNNNNNNNNNNNNNNNNNNNNNNNNNNNNNNNNNNNNNNNNNNNNNNNNNNNNNNNNNNNNNNNNNNNNNNNNNNNNNNNNNNNNNNNNNNNNNNNNNNNNNNNNNNNNNNNNNNNNNNNNNNNNNNNNNNNNNNNNNNNNNNNNNNNNNNNNNNNNNNNNNNNNNNNNNNNNNNNNNNNNNNNNNNNNNNNNNNNNNNNNNNNNNNNNNNNNNNNNNNNNNNNNNNNNNNNNNNNNNNNNNNNNNNNNNNNNNNNNNNNNNNNNNNNNNNNNNNNNNNNNNNNNNNNNNNNNNNNNNNNNNNNNNNNNNNNNNNNNNNNNNNNNNNNNNNNNNNNNNNNNNNNNNNNNNNNNNNNNNNNNNNNNNNNNNNNNNNNNNNNNNNNNNNNNNNNNNNNNNNNNNNNNNNNNNNNNNNNNNNNNNNNNNNNNNNNNNNNNNNNNNNNNNNNNNNNNNNNNNNNNNNNNNNNNNNNNNNNNNNNNNNNNNNNNNNNNNNNNNNNNNNNNNNNNNNNNNNNNNNNNNNNNNNNNNNNNNNNNNNNNNNNNNNNNNNNNNNNNNNNNNNNNNNNNNNNNNNNNNNNNNNNNNNNNNNNNNNNNNNNNNNNNNNNNNNNNNNNNNNNNNNNNNNNNNNNNNNNNNNNNNNNNNNNNNNNNNNNNNNNNNNNNNNNNNNNNNNNNNNNNNNNNNNNNNNNNNNNNNNNNNNNNNNNNNNNNNNNNNNNNNNNNNNNNNNNNNNNNNNNNNNNNNNNNNNNNNNNNNNNNNNNNNNNNNNNNNNNNNNNNNNNNNNNNNNNNNNNNNNNNNNNNNNNNNNNNNNNNNNNNNNNNNNNNNNNNNNNNNNNNNNNNNNNNNNNNNNNNNNNNNNNNNNNNNNNNNNNNNNNNNNNNNNNNNNNNNNNNNNNNNNNNNNNNNNNNNNNNNNNNNNNNNNNNNNNNNNNNNNNNNNNNNNNNNNNNNNNNNNNNNNNNNNNNNNNNNNNNNNNNNNNNNNNNNNNNNNNNNNNNNNNNNNNNNNNNNNNNNNNNNNNNNNNNNNNNNNNNNNNNNNNNNNNNNNNNNNNNNNNNNNNNNNNNNNNNNNNNNNNNNNNNNNNNNNNNNNNNNNNNNNNNNNNNNNNNNNNNNNNNNNNNNNNNNNNNNNNNNNNNNNNNNNNNNNNNNNNNNNNNNNNNNNNNNNNNNNNNNNNNNNNNNNNNNNNNNNNNNNNNNNNNNNNNNNNNNNNNNNNNNNNNNNNNNNNNNNNNNNNNNNNNNNNNNNNNNNNNNNNNNNNNNNNNNNNNNNNNNNNNNNNNNNNNNNNNNNNNNNNNNNNNNNNNNNNNNNNNNNNNNNNNNNNNNNNNNNNNNNNNNNNNNNNNNNNNNNNNNNNNNNNNNNNNNNNNNNNNNNNNNNNNNNNNNNNNNNNNNNNNNNNNNNNNNNNNNNNNNNNNNNNNNNNNNNNNNNNNNNNNNNNNNNNNNNNNNNNNNNNNNNNNNNNNNNNNNNNNNNNNNNNNNNNNNNNNNNNNNNNNNNNNNNNNNNNNNNNNNNNNNNNNNNNNNNNNNNNNNNNNNNNNNNNNNNNNNNNNNNNNNNNNNNNNNNNNNNNNNNNNNNNNNNNNNNNNNNNNNNNNNNNNNNNNNNNNNNNNNNNNNNNNNNNNNNNNNNNNNNNNNNNNNNNNNNNNNNNNNNNNNNNNNNNNNNNNNNNNNNNNNNNNNNNNNNNNNNNNNNNNNNNNNNNNNNNNNNNNNNNNNNNNNNNNNNNNNNNNNNNNNNNNNNNNNNNNNNNNNNNNNNNNNNNNNNNNNNNNNNNNNNNNNNNNNNNNNNNNNNNNNNNNNNNNNNNNNNNNNNNNNNNNNNNNNNNNNNNNNNNNNNNNNNNNNNNNNNNNNNNNNNNNNNNNNNNNNNNNNNNNNNNNNNNNNNNNNNNNNNNNNNNNNNNNNNNNNNNNNNNNNNNNNNNNNNNNNNNNNNNNNNNNNNNNNNNNNNNNNNNNNNNNNNNNNNNNNNNNNNNNNNNNNNNNNNNNNNNNNNNNNNNNNNNNNNNNNNNNNNNNNNNNNNNNNNNNNNNNNNNNNNNNNNNNNNNNNNNNNNNNNNNNNNNNNNNNNNNNNNNNNNNNNNNNNNNNNNNNNNNNNNNNNNNNNNNNNNNNNNNNNNNNNNNNNNNNNNNNNNNNNNNNNNNNNNNNNNNNNNNNNNNNNNNNNNNNNNNNNNNNNNNNNNNNNNNNNNNNNNNNNNNNNNNNNNNNNNNNNNNNNNNNNNNNNNNNNNNNNNNNNNNNNNNNNNNNNNNNNNNNNNNNNNNNNNNNNNNNNNNNNNNNNNNNNNNNNNNNNNNNNNNNNNNNNNNNNNNNNNNNNNNNNNNNNNNNNNNNNNNNNNNNNNNNNNNNNNNNNNNNNNNNNNNNNNNNNNNNNNNNNNNNNNNNNNNNNNNNNNNNNNNNNNNNNNNNNNNNNNNNNNNNNNNNNNNNNNNNNNNNNNNNNNNNNNNNNNNNNNNNNNNNNNNNNNNNNNNNNNNNNNNNNNNNNNNNNNNNNNNNNNNNNNNNNNNNNNNNNNNNNNNNNNNNNNNNNNNNNNNNNNNNNNNNNNNNNNNNNNNNNNNNNNNNNNNNNNNNNNNNNNNNNNNNNNNNNNNNNNNNNNNNNNNNNNNNNNNNNNNNNNNNNNNNNNNNNNNNNNNNNNNNNNNNNNNNNNNNNNNNNNNNNNNNNNNNNNNNNNNNNNNNNNNNNNNNNNNNNNNNNNNNNNNNNNNNNNNNNNNNNNNNNNNNNNNNNNNNNNNNNNNNNNNNNNNNNNNNNNNNNNNNNNNNNNNNNNNNNNNNNNNNNNNNNNNNNNNNNNNNNNNNNNNNNNNNNNNNNNNNNNNNNNNNNNNNNNNNNNNNNNNNNNNNNNNNNNNNNNNNNNNNNNNNNNNNNNNNNNNNNNNNNNNNNNNNNNNNNNNNNNNNNNNNNNNNNNNNNNNNNNNNNNNNNNNNNNNNNNNNNNNNNNNNNNNNNNNNNNNNNNNNNNNNNNNNNNNNNNNNNNNNNNNNNNNNNNNNNNNNNNNNNNNNNNNNNNNNNNNNNNNNNNNNNNNNNNNNNNNNNNNNNNNNNNNNNNNNNNNNNNNNNNNNNNNNNNNNNNNNNNNNNNNNNNNNNNNNNNNNNNNNNNNNNNNNNNNNNNNNNNNNNNNNNNNNNNNNNNNNNNNNNNNNNNNNNNNNNNNNNNNNNNNNNNNNNNNNNNNNNNNNNNNNNNNNNNNNNNNNNNNNNNNNNNNNNNNNNNNNNNNNNNNNNNNNNNNNNNNNNNNNNNNNNNNNNNNNNNNNNNNNNNNNNNNNNNNNNNNNNNNNNNNNNNNNNNNNNNNNNNNNNNNNNNNNNNNNNNNNNNNNNNNNNNNNNNNNNNNNNNNNNNNNNNNNNNNNNNNNNNNNNNNNNNNNNNNNNNNNNNNNNNNNNNNNNNNNNNNNNNNNNNNNNNNNNNNNNNNNNNNNNNNNNNNNNNNNNNNNNNNNNNNNNNNNNNNNNNNNNNNNNNNNNNNNNNNNNNNNNNNNNNNNNNNNNNNNNNNNNNNNNNNNNNNNNNNNNNNNNNNNNNNNNNNNNNNNNNNNNNNNNNNNNNNNNNNNNNNNNNNNNNNNNNNNNNNNNNNNNNNNNNNNNNNNNNNNNNNNNNNNNNNNNNNNNNNNNNNNNNNNNNNNNNNNNNNNNNNNNNNNNNNNNNNNNNNNNNNNNNNNNNNNNNNNNNNNNNNNNNNNNNNNNNNNNNNNNNNNNNNNNNNNNNNNNNNNNNNNNNNNNNNNNNNNNNNNNNNNNNNNNNNNNNNNNNNNNNNNNNNNNNNNNNNNNNNNNNNNNNNNNNNNNNNNNNNNNNNNNNNNNNNNNNNNNNNNNNNNNNNNNNNNNNNNNNNNNNNNNNNNNNNNNNNNNNNNNNNNNNNNNNNNNNNNNNNNNNNNNNNNNNNNNNNNNNNNNNNNNNNNNNNNNNNNNNNNNNNNNNNNNNNNNNNNNNNNNNNNNNNNNNNNNNNNNNNNNNNNNNNNNNNNNNNNNNNNNNNNNNNNNNNNNNNNNNNNNNNNNNNNNNNNNNNNNNNNNNNNNNNNNNNNNNNNNNNNNNNNNNNNNNNNNNNNNNNNNNNNNNNNNNNNNNNNNNNNNNNNNNNNNNNNNNNNNNNNNNNNNNNNNNNNNNNNNNNNNNNNNNNNNNNNNNNNNNNNNNNNNNNNNNNNNNNNNNNNNNNNNNNNNNNNNNNNNNNNNNNNNNNNNNNNNNNNNNNNNNNNNNNNNNNNNNNNNNNNNNNNNNNNNNNNNNNNNNNNNNNNNNNNNNNNNNNNNNNNNNNNNNNNNNNNNNNNNNNNNNNNNNNNNNNNNNNNNNNNNNNNNNNNNNNNNNNNNNNNNNNNNNNNNNNNNNNNNNNNNNNNNNNNNNNNNNNNNNNNNNNNNNNNNNNNNNNNNNNNNNNNNNNNNNNNNNNNNNNNNNNNNNNNNNNNNNNNNNNNNNNNNNNNNNNNNNNNNNNNNNNNNNNNNNNNNNNNNNNNNNNNNNNNNNNNNNNNNNNNNNNNNNNNNNNNNNNNNNNNNNNNNNNNNNNNNNNNNNNNNNNNNNNNNNNNNNNNNNNNNNNNNNNNNNNNNNNNNNNNNNNNNNNNNNNNNNNNNNNNNNNNNNNNNNNNNNNNNNNNNNNNNNNNNNNNNNNNNNNNNNNNNNNNNNNNNNNNNNNNNNNNNNNNNNNNNNNNNNNNNNNNNNNNNNNNNNNNNNNNNNNNNNNNNNNNNNNNNNNNNNNNNNNNNNNNNNNNNNNNNNNNNNNNNNNNNNNNNNNNNNNCAAAcctagcggttgagatttcgtgattttatccctatcccgtataaatatcaggataaaaagtagcctatgtgttatatATGTAATCTTCAGCAGCGATTTGgcttgaaggagtaacaaacataattattatgaattttctATTGTACTGTGAGCTTTGTACTTTTGctgttgtgaataaagtttCTATGAATCTTTTTATATCTTACTACCCTAAGTACACTGCGCGCGCATAGCCCGATACATCTTGGCCGGTtcttaattaaataatcaaCTCACCCATTCTTCTTAATCGCCGACAAGATCTGATCGGAATCAGCGATCTTATCGAAAAAGGACACGATCTTCTTCAGCTTTTCGTCGTGCGCGCGCGTCAGCTCGGGGTCCGTTTGGGTGTCACTGGTGATCGCGGTGCGGGGACGGCTGGCGGGTACGGGGTACACCGGCAGGTGGGTTAGGCCTGGGGGGGGAACAGTCTAGTAGTGGGCTTTCCAAATTTCGTTGTTCTCAAAGTCTGGCAaagtttttttctcaaacatgacatgaaatattgacacTGTGTTCCAGGCGCTGCTTCTCgactgcctgcgcgcggtcactctagcggcctgcaaagagatctcatacaactttcccggccgctggccggcaatgcgaccgtcttttgtttcaacgcgcgctctgcggcacggcccgcgccgccgcgccagcagacAAGCACAACAGGGCAACAAGACTAGCGTCCCGCGAGCTTAATTTCTTGTTTctttttcatgtcatgtttgagaaaagcactatacaagcctcggacGGCAACCCCCTAagctacttcccggcctctacagtaatctACTATTAGAACACACCAGTATGATAATGTTCTAATAAAGCTTGCCACTAACGTAGGTACTTGACACTGTATCTTAATTGTGTAATGTAATGAACCTATGGGGTCATTTAtaaggcccacttgcagtaaacacataaatctaacataaaagcataaaatattgagtattgagtatctCGAGTAGCGTTGAGCTCAGTTTAGTTAGTGTCCATTGTAGAACTGTCATAGCTAAGCccggattaactactaaatctagttttttttttcttgctagACGGCCTAactccacttgcaggctttttaatgcTAGGTTTAAGTGGTTTAAGTCCTGCAGATCCATACAAAACTTTCAGTTTAAAGAGTTACATTATggtagtatttaaaaaaattaccaaaatTGTGAAAATTGTCTAAGGGTGATCGTAATTGGTGAGACGTAATTTATGAACGGACCCTGCGTTACAAGCGGCCTGAAGCCCGCAGgcctgagggtctattgcgtaagtTTTTGACACTGGTTAGTACAATCAAAATGAcaatttttgtatgcgaaaactgtcttttgattgtgatcgcgagtgtcagaaatgttacgcaatagacccacTGCTCAAGGGAAGTGTACCGATATGGTCGTTTTCGTGGCGGGCCTTTTCGTGCTCGCAGTCGAAGCCCTCGTGGCAGTAGTGGCAGCAGTGCCGCCGCTCCGGGAAGTGGCACACGTTCATGTGGTCGTTGTAGTTTATTATGCCTGCAGACAAATATGGATGGAGTTAAGAAAGCTGGACGAATGGGGGGCGTTCAAGTATAAAGCGGGAGCGGGTCGGGTTCGGGAGCGGGTCGGTTTGGGAATGCGGGGGTCTGAGATTTAGAGATCAAGTATATCCCGATcctgcaaaattttatgaccaAAGCCCGGCTtgtgatttcgagattttatccctatcccatgggaatattaggataaaaagtagcctatgtgttattccagacgtccagctttATACATACCAAATGgcatccaaatccgtcctgATGTTTTAGCGTatagaagtaacaaacatatgcAAATACGTACtcagaaaattattaaaatatacatgTAGAAACgtctttcttctttttcttcatGTTGATACTTTGACTCTGacttttgtttgtggctgtttacatctgattgccttggtcttagacgaagattttactttatgcactagagcataagaagtaattttatgtcacctagatccagcataaattcgtactttacgagcatgagaagtgaaataggagattgtacaacaagagcataaaacgagacattttacccgagacgttcataaaGCCACCCGAGACGTTCGGGTGGCTACCCAagctggtacggcgagggtggatagacaagtcgaggggaaaataggtttaatgcttgagttttacactctgcttttcacttcgatggcgagaaCGTGAAAtagtggaaaaaaatattcacttactatgtaccttttattgttctcgcattactattataattatatttttttagctttattgatctattttgattgatttgattgatttttagttttatatcaattaaaaattattaaaaacaatatgtagaatgttctttgtttgtggctgtttagaCCTGATTgctttggtcttagacaaagattttactttatgcactagagcataaaaagtcattttatttcgcctagatccagcataaagacgaactttacgagcatgagaagtgaaaagaatatatgtacctactattgtattgtattagtaAAATGTAGGATTATAACGTCTAATTTGGTTGGTTCGAATAACCGTACCGTAGCTGAGCATGGGGCATCCGGCGATCGGACACGGCCGGGCGGTGGCGTCGAGCTGGCACGCACGTCGCACGGACGCCGCGCATcccagcggcgcgggcgcaggccgCAGCGCGCCCTCGGACTGGACCTTCTTGAGGCGGCGCACGCGACGGAACCTGGAAACTTACTActtcagaggggctactacgaaacagtcacagacggttctggcggaaaatcagcgctgctggcgtttaacgcctcagcattatgctgagtcagcgaccgtttcgctttgcggggacacaaaattgtgtattaagTTACTTTTTTCATGcgtgttttcatgtattttttttttggtttatttgtgtaaattttattgtatttgtgtgtcttccgtatcCGCTTTCTTCCTTTCAATCCCTCACACCCTGAACGACGACTGCTATAGGATGCATAAAAGCCGAATATGATTAGCCAGTCTTACCTTAACCCCCTCCGTTTCCTCCTCTCCACATACCGCTGGTTAATATTATTATCGCTAGCAGCCAACACGTGCCCTCCAAGCACGAAGCTCGTGGCCGGTCGCTCTCGCCGAATACCCAGAAGCCTTTGCACAAAGCTCTGAAATCTCGTCACTTTCCTCTTCTCTATCACCAGGTACGGAACATGTTGGATGTGCACGTCGCTCGCCTGAGTGCACGTGCACTCGTGAACGGTAGACGACGGCACAGTAGACTTCAGTTTCAGACGACCCAAACTTGTTCTTGATTTAGATTCACTTTGGACTGTGTTTGAGCAGACAATTTTCAAATCCCGTATGACAGCTGTGGCTGTTTCTTGTTCGAGAAGTTCTTTACTGTCAGTTAAATCACTGGATACGTCAGTACCTGCACTCGCGTCTGTCCTGGTTCTATGCGACCTTTTTCTCCTCCTCGATTTCCGATTACCATCTCTTGATTCTACGGGGAATCCATCCCCATGAGCGTAAGACTCGGGTAGTATTCCTATAACGCTGGCATCATAAATTTGGAACAGTTTCTTCAGGCATTTGTACTTCGCTTTAAGGACTTCGTGCTTCTTTTTTGGGACCCATTTGGTTTCAATGTCTGTTTTCATATCTTCCTCGCTCTCATCGTTTTCAGGGATGCTTGTTAGCGCTTGTTTACTTTTACTATACATCGAACTGTTGAACAAATAACTAAGGtaacaaataattttacaaaCCAAGTAGAACGTCGTACTTGCGTATAGATAATTTGGATTTATCATAATTTACAAAGGTATTTCGTGtctttgtaaattattttttgtttttgttgaataaatgtttctcgGGGCTCTGACATGTTGTTGTGACAATTTTAGTGAATGACGCTTTTCCAAATTCGAGTTTTCTATTTTTCTGGGGGTTTCAGCGTAGTTTCCGACGTTTCATTTCTTGATGTTTCAAAAAGGTTTTTGTGCTGGATGATAGAGTTGCAGAGCAGTTATGTACgtaaaacgtagtggttatatgctctttggttatgtacctatgacgaaagatgtatttttttagcttATCTTTCTACTAAACTTTTACTTCACGAGTAACAAGGTTGTCCCTTGTTTTGCCGAAAAATATGTTACTTGACTACTTTGCTGGCGAAGTTAACATGCATACTTATACTCATGCAAAATTATCTGTAGATTTCTAGCAGTAATAGTCTCTatgctaagccgcggacggacggacggagatGACAAAACTACAAGAGTTTTTGTAGGACTACGAAACCTTCAAAAAGCCGTGTAGCCTTAGCGATTCGATCTATGGTCTCTCGAATGGATAGGGCAGTGGGTTCAATCAAACCCTGACTCACACTATTGAGTTTTTGGGAATTTACGCGCGAAAGTACGAGTACATTTGAAAATAGAATGAACTTTTCGGTGAATATGAGGAAACTTGAATTACCATGCGAAGCCAACCaattgtgtctgtgtgtactACAGCCCAAGGTCTCTCATTCTAAGAAGAGACTGTACcttgcagtgggacataattcTAACCGAATTCATCTTGAAAATTGTAACCGAGCAAAAATAACTACTGAGGGATAAATAATGGAGAAATAGAACCTCTCGCAGGGGGTTTGAGAGATGGATATGAAAATAAATGAGCAAAagattgtaaaaataataagttaattttatttacaataaaacacGTCGTTAACTAATTAATATACACAGCCTTGAGCTTTCTAATATCAGACTTAACCGAAGGACCCTTCAGGCATCAACAGACCTGAAACAAACAAGAGAATGTCTAAATTAGGAGGGTATCCTATCTATAACAGTTGTTGGcgggt encodes:
- the LOC141443424 gene encoding uncharacterized protein translates to MINPNYLYASTTFYLVCKIICYLSYLFNSSMYSKSKQALTSIPENDESEEDMKTDIETKWVPKKKHEVLKAKYKCLKKLFQIYDASVIGILPESYAHGDGFPVESRDGNRKSRRRKRSHRTRTDASAGTDVSSDLTDSKELLEQETATAVIRDLKIVCSNTVQSESKSRTSLGRLKLKSTVPSSTVHECTCTQASDVHIQHVPYLVIEKRKVTRFQSFVQRLLGIRRERPATSFVLGGHVLAASDNNINQRYVERRKRRGLRFRRVRRLKKVQSEGALRPAPAPLGCAASVRRACQLDATARPCPIAGCPMLSYGIINYNDHMNVCHFPERRHCCHYCHEGFDCEHEKARHENDHIGLTHLPVYPVPASRPRTAITSDTQTDPELTRAHDEKLKKIVSFFDKIADSDQILSAIKKNGYSETNLRTSKTVTSGNCRSATLSTDSDSKRMSSCVEVRRLQHCHSSGTLASQHGSVKCHICGERFDYRRQLSMHVDLEHRAHGKFSRFHSCAGLTGPRLRAEPGKVDVTSVGHCGVRGCPSTISQASSLSCDPSTNIVYSSSSLSKKSSVINSLVDKFRSGIGSYKWEPGTKIIRV